Proteins encoded together in one Chitinophaga sp. LS1 window:
- a CDS encoding RagB/SusD family nutrient uptake outer membrane protein, with translation MKIIRLFIIAALLTTSCKKNFLDVVPDNVATIDNAFTSKTEAEKYLFTCYSYLPISFDPTYNVGLSASDEVFVLDPTSAIRSTNVLRLPYGDQNISSPIANFMTGDRDGTASYKAIRDCNIFLENISNLSKVPDLDIDTRERWISEVTFLKAYYHFLLFRAYGPIPVIDKNLPISVDIEETYVKRQPVDSVVNYIANLLDEAALHLPNSINNISSELGRITKPAAMGLKAKLLVTAASPLYNGNSDYAAFRNKDGTALFNPAYSAEKWQRAADACKAAIDLATAQGVQLYEFPAQTIPLNATTMTQMSIRNSMSEPWNSELIWGNTTSITWACTFLQRCGIGQFDFDNAVASKTAGHPLMGPTIKMAKLFYTKNGVPIDEDKTLDFTNISTLRVATHDERFNIKEGETTARLNFDREPRYYADLGFDRGIWYMANSPSKSDENTFWLKARGSETSQSSPVPVCGFYMKKTVNWHMDWNTLTYPSYPYPEMRLADLYLLYAEALNEAQGPQNDVYEYINRVRARAGLTTVQNAWATYSKNPTKYTTKEGMRTIIQRERAIELCFEGHRFWDLLRWKTAAQELSGNITGWVVSGQTPELYYREVSFLARHFVAPRDYLWPIDEDDILENPNLVQNPNW, from the coding sequence ATGAAAATTATTCGCTTGTTCATAATTGCGGCATTGCTGACTACATCCTGCAAAAAGAATTTCCTGGATGTGGTACCTGATAATGTGGCAACCATTGATAATGCCTTTACTTCCAAAACAGAAGCTGAGAAATATTTATTTACCTGTTATTCGTATCTCCCCATCAGTTTCGACCCCACTTACAATGTAGGTTTATCTGCCAGTGATGAGGTCTTTGTACTTGACCCTACCAGTGCAATCAGGTCTACTAACGTGCTTCGTCTGCCTTATGGAGATCAGAATATTTCAAGTCCTATCGCCAATTTCATGACTGGCGACAGAGACGGAACTGCTAGTTATAAAGCGATCAGGGATTGTAACATTTTCCTGGAAAACATCAGTAATCTAAGTAAAGTACCGGATCTGGACATCGATACCCGTGAGCGTTGGATATCTGAAGTAACGTTTCTGAAAGCCTACTATCATTTTCTCTTGTTCAGGGCATATGGTCCAATTCCTGTTATTGATAAGAACCTGCCTATCAGTGTGGACATTGAAGAAACGTATGTAAAGCGCCAACCGGTAGATAGTGTGGTGAATTATATTGCCAATCTGCTGGATGAAGCAGCCCTGCATCTGCCAAACAGTATCAATAATATTTCTTCAGAACTGGGTCGTATTACCAAACCGGCTGCAATGGGTCTCAAGGCAAAGTTGCTCGTCACTGCTGCAAGTCCTTTGTACAATGGCAATTCAGACTATGCTGCTTTTAGAAATAAAGATGGTACTGCTCTATTTAATCCTGCTTACAGTGCAGAGAAATGGCAGCGTGCAGCAGATGCGTGCAAAGCGGCCATTGACCTAGCTACAGCACAAGGTGTACAATTGTACGAATTCCCGGCACAGACCATTCCACTGAATGCTACTACCATGACACAGATGAGCATCCGTAACTCCATGAGCGAACCCTGGAATAGTGAGCTGATATGGGGGAATACCACCAGTATTACATGGGCGTGTACGTTCTTACAACGTTGTGGAATTGGCCAGTTTGATTTTGATAATGCAGTGGCCTCAAAAACTGCGGGACACCCATTAATGGGACCTACCATCAAAATGGCAAAGTTATTTTATACAAAGAATGGAGTGCCTATAGATGAAGACAAAACGTTGGACTTTACTAACATTTCTACCCTTCGGGTAGCCACTCATGATGAAAGATTTAATATCAAAGAAGGAGAAACGACCGCGCGGTTAAACTTTGACAGAGAGCCTCGTTATTACGCAGATCTTGGTTTTGACAGGGGCATCTGGTATATGGCGAACAGTCCTTCAAAAAGCGATGAAAACACATTCTGGCTGAAGGCAAGAGGGAGTGAAACGAGTCAGTCATCACCAGTGCCTGTCTGCGGGTTTTATATGAAGAAAACGGTGAACTGGCATATGGACTGGAATACCCTCACCTACCCTTCTTATCCTTATCCTGAAATGCGGCTGGCAGATCTGTATTTGTTGTATGCCGAAGCATTGAATGAAGCACAGGGTCCACAAAATGATGTTTATGAATACATCAACCGCGTAAGGGCAAGAGCAGGTTTGACAACAGTGCAAAACGCCTGGGCCACTTATAGTAAGAATCCTACAAAATATACCACCAAAGAAGGGATGCGTACTATTATCCAGCGGGAACGTGCAATAGAACTTTGTTTTGAAGGACATCGTTTCTGGGATCTGTTGCGTTGGAAAACGGCGGCACAGGAACTGAGTGGCAATATTACCGGCTGGGTAGTAAGCGGACAAACTCCGGAGTTGTACTATCGTGAAGTTTCTTTTCTGGCAAGGCATTTCGTGGCGCCACGTGATTACCTGTGGCCGATAGATGAAGATGACATACTGGAAAATCCGAACCTGGTTCAAAATCCTAACTGGTAA
- a CDS encoding DUF5000 domain-containing lipoprotein yields MKLTYIIALILLAASCTRDDLRSPVSKNSSAPGAVSNVKVVNLNGKSALTYTLPGDEDLSYVKAEYETSAGHPREIKASYYVNTLTVDGFGDTLPHTIKLYAVNSSEVASEAVTVTVQPLTPPIDLALRSLKVVATFGGFNLTCDNPTEENLAIIPLVDTTGNGVWIQTTGMDNIYSNSPVITSAVREQPAIERHYAFVVRDRWLNYSDTLYETLTPIFEQLLPKSDWSNYVLPGDAEILNNGGRTDVSYIYDGNFHPGWPQCLFTVEQASSSQMVTLDLGKPHIFSRMQVNPYKEVGSLYYVRGNVKDFEIWASNSPNLSGALDESWTRLVTCHVTKPSGSASGTETTADQTLAYNGWQFDFPALQTAYRYVRIRSLSNWQGSYFINIAEFTLWGN; encoded by the coding sequence ATGAAGTTAACATATATCATAGCTTTAATTTTATTAGCGGCATCCTGTACCAGGGATGATTTGCGCAGCCCCGTATCAAAGAACAGTTCGGCTCCTGGTGCAGTATCCAATGTTAAGGTGGTGAACCTGAATGGGAAATCAGCCTTAACGTATACACTCCCGGGTGATGAGGACCTTTCTTATGTAAAAGCGGAATATGAAACATCTGCAGGTCATCCAAGAGAGATAAAAGCATCTTACTATGTGAACACACTCACAGTAGATGGTTTTGGAGATACCTTACCACATACCATCAAATTGTACGCGGTAAATTCCAGTGAAGTAGCATCTGAGGCTGTCACCGTTACGGTACAGCCGCTGACACCGCCTATTGATCTGGCATTAAGATCACTGAAAGTAGTGGCTACATTTGGTGGTTTCAATCTCACCTGTGATAATCCTACAGAAGAAAACCTGGCGATCATTCCACTGGTAGATACCACAGGCAATGGAGTCTGGATACAGACGACTGGTATGGATAATATCTATAGTAATAGTCCTGTCATCACCAGTGCAGTCAGGGAACAACCAGCTATAGAGCGACACTATGCATTTGTAGTAAGGGATAGATGGCTGAATTATTCAGATACGTTGTATGAAACATTGACGCCGATTTTCGAACAGTTACTCCCTAAATCAGATTGGAGCAATTATGTGTTGCCCGGTGATGCGGAGATATTGAACAATGGTGGTCGTACAGATGTATCTTATATCTATGATGGCAACTTCCATCCTGGCTGGCCACAGTGTTTATTTACCGTTGAGCAGGCCAGCTCTTCACAGATGGTGACACTGGATCTTGGCAAACCACATATCTTCAGCCGTATGCAGGTGAATCCTTATAAGGAAGTGGGCAGTTTGTATTATGTAAGAGGGAATGTAAAAGACTTTGAAATATGGGCATCCAATTCACCGAATTTAAGTGGCGCTTTGGATGAAAGCTGGACCAGGCTGGTTACCTGTCATGTTACGAAACCTTCAGGCTCTGCTTCAGGTACAGAGACGACAGCGGATCAAACGCTTGCTTACAATGGCTGGCAGTTTGATTTTCCTGCGTTGCAAACGGCCTATCGCTATGTAAGGATCAGAAGTCTTTCCAACTGGCAGGGTTCATACTTTATAAACATAGCAGAGTTCACGCTATGGGGTAATTAA
- a CDS encoding DUF4998 domain-containing protein: MQRAFIIAGMLTLLFACTKMDEYRDKYMENGSIVYPGKMDSVAAFSGKNRAEIRGLFTSDPKITKYKVFWNSRQDSIEVPVTRTSGVDTAKVIIPDLPEGLMSFEIRTYDAHGNISIPVNTSANVYGDLYQSALINRGIANAEMQDDGSALIKWADAGSDAGTVSMRIKYTDNTGGAHDTLVLSVLTDMTTTLPAFKSGTGIIYQTAYLPNATAIDTFYTAFEAFSVKADVTALYLKNTGPFDRATYDGGRWGTLAAPWVTSANVINHSGYGGYASETWLNAGGFLVMESGWSGTANIVNGKISQTTTLPAGNYIFQVACYTEALDPVYIVAAAGSALPDISGLSGALGYGSFPSSTYVSATVSFKFTLEQEEEVTLGLLATMTSGNQYWRVGSVKLIKN, encoded by the coding sequence ATGCAAAGAGCATTTATAATAGCAGGCATGTTGACATTATTGTTTGCATGTACCAAAATGGATGAATACAGGGATAAGTATATGGAGAATGGATCCATTGTTTATCCGGGCAAAATGGATTCTGTAGCAGCCTTTTCGGGTAAGAACAGGGCGGAGATCAGGGGCTTGTTCACTTCCGATCCTAAGATCACGAAGTACAAGGTGTTCTGGAATAGCAGACAGGATTCAATAGAAGTGCCTGTGACTAGAACATCTGGTGTGGACACGGCGAAAGTGATCATACCTGATCTTCCGGAAGGACTGATGAGCTTTGAGATCAGGACCTATGATGCGCATGGCAATATATCTATCCCCGTTAATACATCTGCGAATGTATATGGGGACCTTTATCAGAGTGCACTGATCAATAGAGGTATTGCAAATGCAGAGATGCAGGATGATGGATCCGCGTTGATAAAGTGGGCAGATGCGGGCAGTGATGCGGGTACGGTGAGCATGCGGATTAAGTATACAGATAATACGGGGGGTGCGCATGATACGCTGGTATTGTCTGTTCTTACAGACATGACTACGACATTGCCTGCGTTCAAATCCGGAACGGGTATTATTTATCAAACGGCTTATTTGCCCAATGCTACGGCAATAGATACCTTTTATACAGCATTTGAGGCGTTTTCTGTGAAAGCGGATGTGACAGCGTTGTACCTGAAGAATACAGGTCCTTTTGATCGCGCTACTTATGATGGTGGGCGCTGGGGTACGCTGGCAGCGCCATGGGTGACGAGTGCAAATGTGATCAATCACTCAGGTTATGGCGGGTATGCATCTGAGACATGGTTGAATGCAGGCGGGTTTCTGGTAATGGAGTCAGGATGGAGTGGAACAGCGAATATTGTGAATGGGAAGATTTCACAGACGACGACATTGCCTGCGGGGAATTATATATTTCAGGTAGCGTGTTATACAGAGGCGTTGGATCCGGTGTATATAGTGGCAGCGGCGGGCAGCGCACTTCCTGATATTAGTGGGCTTTCGGGGGCTTTGGGGTATGGATCATTTCCCAGCAGTACGTATGTGAGTGCGACGGTATCATTTAAGTTTACGTTGGAGCAGGAAGAGGAGGTGACATTAGGATTATTAGCGACAATGACTTCGGGTAATCAATATTGGAGGGTAGGGAGTGTGAAGTTGATAAAGAATTAG
- a CDS encoding HAD family hydrolase has product MMNHYNYYLFDYDGTICNTFPTIHSAMSQTFEKSGLNTIDKITMLSAVSKGGALHDTIRHLLPEASKLNFDDVEAIAKIYREQYKECDEKLTVLFEGAAAVFEKLKAQDKTIIVLSNKGIAAVERSLKALNLFDQTDLIIAEGAFPDLALKLKPDPMVYETIITQNFNIKNKEEVLMTGDTHADILFANNCGIASCWAAYGYGQKDACEVLHPTYTIQEISEII; this is encoded by the coding sequence ATGATGAACCACTACAATTACTACCTCTTCGACTACGACGGCACCATTTGCAATACTTTTCCCACCATTCATTCCGCCATGAGCCAGACCTTTGAAAAAAGCGGACTGAACACCATCGACAAAATAACCATGCTCTCCGCCGTCAGCAAAGGTGGCGCCTTGCATGATACAATAAGACACCTGCTTCCCGAAGCATCGAAACTCAACTTCGACGATGTTGAAGCAATCGCTAAAATATACCGTGAACAATATAAAGAATGTGACGAAAAACTCACCGTACTATTCGAAGGAGCCGCCGCTGTTTTTGAAAAATTAAAAGCGCAGGATAAAACCATCATTGTCCTCAGCAATAAAGGCATTGCCGCAGTAGAACGCTCCTTAAAAGCACTGAATCTTTTCGACCAGACAGACCTCATTATCGCCGAAGGTGCCTTCCCGGATTTAGCTTTAAAATTGAAACCCGATCCCATGGTTTATGAAACCATCATCACACAAAATTTCAATATTAAAAACAAGGAAGAAGTACTAATGACCGGCGATACCCATGCCGACATTCTCTTCGCCAACAACTGTGGCATCGCCTCCTGCTGGGCCGCCTACGGATATGGCCAAAAGGATGCCTGCGAAGTATTGCACCCAACCTACACTATTCAGGAAATTTCAGAAATCATATAA
- a CDS encoding GNAT family N-acetyltransferase has translation MSFIIRPFNIDTDIPDTTVLTIELGYPTTEAQITQRMKAIQEAPDYHTFVAVADHKVIGYIGINKQLAWELDGTYFKIQTLVVKQEYRKEGVGAALIQHTEAFAKAQGATYLLVNSGNRTERTNAHRFYQNQGFEPKSTGFKKML, from the coding sequence ATGAGCTTTATCATCAGACCTTTCAATATTGATACCGACATCCCTGACACCACCGTTCTCACTATTGAACTTGGCTACCCCACAACTGAAGCTCAAATTACCCAAAGAATGAAGGCTATTCAGGAGGCACCAGATTACCACACTTTTGTAGCTGTCGCTGATCATAAAGTCATTGGGTATATTGGTATCAACAAGCAACTTGCCTGGGAACTGGATGGTACTTATTTTAAAATTCAGACGCTGGTGGTGAAACAGGAATATAGAAAAGAAGGTGTAGGTGCTGCCCTTATCCAACATACGGAAGCTTTTGCAAAAGCACAGGGCGCTACCTATCTTTTGGTTAATAGCGGCAATCGGACCGAAAGGACGAATGCGCATAGATTCTATCAGAATCAAGGGTTCGAGCCGA